From one Bifidobacterium sp. WK012_4_13 genomic stretch:
- a CDS encoding LacI family DNA-binding transcriptional regulator produces MQDVAKEAGVSPQTVSRVSNGSQAVKPATRDRVQQAMQKLGYRPNFAGRALKHGRFMNIGVAMFNMNTYGNMSILEGITTCAVSRGYATTVLTMDSHIEQPLQHAVEQMKKLPVDGVILVLEQRVGDFAGFVPPKDLPVILITEGPADHCPTIDDDQYGCASTATDYLLSKGHKTVYHIAGPQHSQAAVSRQRGWKDTLVQQDRPIPAVIQGDWNADSGYAAGRRLAQDPHCTAIFASNDQMAYGAIQGIISMGKRVPEDISVIGVDDSLCGTVPHLTLSTMRLHFSEIAKQAFSMVLQACEGKPPEVGIKRVIPAELVERSSVQELR; encoded by the coding sequence ATGCAAGACGTTGCAAAAGAAGCAGGAGTTTCGCCTCAAACCGTGTCCCGAGTTTCAAATGGCAGCCAGGCAGTGAAGCCGGCCACCAGAGACCGAGTGCAGCAAGCGATGCAAAAGCTTGGATACCGTCCGAATTTTGCGGGAAGGGCCTTGAAGCATGGCCGTTTCATGAACATTGGCGTTGCGATGTTCAACATGAACACCTATGGCAACATGAGCATTTTGGAAGGCATCACCACATGCGCCGTATCACGCGGATATGCAACGACCGTGCTGACCATGGACTCCCACATTGAGCAACCATTGCAGCACGCCGTGGAACAGATGAAAAAATTGCCGGTCGACGGCGTAATTCTCGTGTTGGAGCAGCGCGTCGGAGATTTTGCCGGTTTCGTCCCTCCCAAGGATCTACCAGTCATCTTGATAACCGAAGGTCCGGCAGATCATTGCCCGACCATTGATGATGACCAATATGGCTGTGCATCAACAGCAACTGACTATCTGCTCAGCAAAGGCCATAAGACCGTGTATCACATCGCCGGTCCGCAGCATTCCCAGGCGGCGGTGAGCCGTCAGCGAGGCTGGAAGGATACTCTCGTGCAGCAAGACAGACCGATTCCCGCAGTCATTCAGGGTGATTGGAATGCCGACAGCGGCTATGCCGCGGGCCGAAGGTTGGCACAAGACCCGCATTGCACCGCAATCTTTGCCTCCAACGATCAGATGGCCTACGGTGCGATTCAGGGCATCATCAGCATGGGAAAGCGAGTGCCGGAGGATATCAGCGTGATCGGAGTCGATGATTCCTTGTGCGGAACGGTCCCCCATTTGACACTGTCAACGATGAGACTTCATTTCTCCGAGATCGCAAAACAGGCTTTTTCGATGGTGCTTCAGGCATGCGAAGGCAAACCGCCGGAGGTTGGCATAAAGCGGGTCATTCCCGCCGAGCTTGTCGAACGCTCTTCGGTGCAGGAATTGCGCTGA
- a CDS encoding carbohydrate ABC transporter permease — MKMGGSSWDWRGWKFMLPFALVFVFVFIVPIIYAIWISFYQTRMIGGTVFVGLANYVRLIQDAQFWSSVRRVALFTIVQVPIMLFLSAAMALALDSMKLHGSRFFRISTFLPYAVPAVVSTLIWGFVYGAKYGLVGSINDFFGTSLDVLAPSVLLAAIGNIVTWEFTGYNMLIFYSSLSTIPHSLYEAASIDGASEWQIVRRIKLPELRGSLAITVIFSIIGSFQLFNEPSILQNMVPGNAVTTYYTPNMYAYNLSFSGNQSNYAAALAIVMAIITMGIAYAVQLRSMREQMK; from the coding sequence ATGAAAATGGGCGGAAGCAGCTGGGACTGGCGTGGCTGGAAGTTCATGCTGCCTTTCGCCTTGGTGTTCGTCTTTGTCTTCATCGTGCCGATCATCTATGCCATTTGGATTTCGTTCTACCAAACGCGCATGATCGGCGGAACCGTGTTCGTGGGCTTGGCAAATTATGTGCGGCTGATCCAGGATGCGCAATTCTGGAGCAGCGTTCGGCGTGTAGCACTATTTACGATAGTCCAGGTGCCCATCATGCTGTTTCTGTCCGCTGCAATGGCATTGGCGCTTGACAGCATGAAACTCCACGGTTCGCGATTCTTCCGCATATCGACATTCCTTCCCTATGCGGTGCCCGCCGTGGTGTCCACATTGATCTGGGGCTTCGTATACGGCGCAAAGTATGGTCTTGTCGGTTCAATCAACGACTTCTTCGGAACGAGCCTCGACGTGCTCGCCCCATCGGTGTTGCTCGCTGCAATCGGCAACATCGTCACGTGGGAGTTCACCGGATACAACATGCTGATCTTCTATTCAAGCCTTTCGACGATTCCGCATTCGCTCTATGAAGCGGCATCCATTGACGGAGCAAGCGAGTGGCAGATCGTTCGTCGCATCAAATTGCCTGAGCTGCGAGGATCTCTTGCAATCACGGTGATCTTCAGCATCATTGGCAGCTTCCAGCTCTTCAACGAGCCAAGCATCCTGCAGAACATGGTTCCAGGAAACGCGGTCACCACGTATTACACACCGAATATGTATGCCTACAACCTGAGTTTCTCAGGCAACCAATCCAACTATGCGGCAGCGCTGGCCATCGTCATGGCCATCATCACGATGGGCATCGCCTATGCCGTCCAGCTTCGTAGCATGAGGGAGCAGATGAAGTGA
- a CDS encoding carbohydrate ABC transporter permease, whose protein sequence is MRGVERQSRINEKNRARRTSQDERAERRRASKSGFSNPANPRRSMLLTLICGLFVIYCLFPFLYLLVNSTKTQGDFTSTFGLGFGHEFALWDNLKTVFTYQDGIFGRWLINTLLYVVVGAGGATLLAIMGGYALAKFRFPGRKAVFVVVIGAISVPGIALAVPQFLLFAKLGLTNTPWAMIIPSLISPFGLYLMWIFSDQAVPTELLEAARVDGAGEFRTFWQVSLPLLAPGIVTTSLFTIVATWNNYFLPLIMLKDSSWYPLTIGLNQWKDQASTAGGQAIQNLVVTGSLVTIIPLVIAFLLLQRYWQSGLAAGAVKE, encoded by the coding sequence TTGCGAGGCGTTGAGCGCCAATCGAGAATAAACGAAAAGAACCGCGCGCGCAGAACCTCACAGGATGAGCGAGCCGAACGTCGCAGAGCCAGCAAGTCAGGGTTCTCAAACCCAGCGAATCCGCGCCGTTCCATGCTGCTGACGCTCATCTGCGGTCTGTTCGTCATCTACTGCCTCTTCCCATTCCTGTATCTGCTGGTGAATTCCACCAAGACACAGGGCGATTTCACATCGACTTTCGGGCTCGGTTTCGGCCATGAGTTTGCGCTCTGGGACAATCTCAAAACCGTGTTCACCTATCAAGACGGCATATTCGGCAGGTGGCTCATCAATACGCTCCTTTATGTGGTCGTTGGTGCGGGCGGAGCAACGTTGCTCGCGATCATGGGCGGATATGCGTTGGCAAAGTTCAGATTCCCTGGCAGAAAGGCCGTGTTCGTAGTCGTCATCGGTGCGATCAGCGTGCCAGGCATCGCCTTGGCCGTGCCTCAGTTCCTGCTCTTTGCAAAGCTCGGACTCACCAACACACCATGGGCAATGATCATTCCAAGCCTTATCAGCCCCTTCGGCCTCTATTTGATGTGGATTTTCAGCGATCAGGCCGTGCCTACAGAGCTGCTCGAAGCGGCGCGCGTCGATGGCGCCGGAGAGTTCCGCACTTTTTGGCAAGTAAGTCTGCCGTTACTGGCACCTGGCATCGTCACAACTTCGCTGTTCACGATCGTCGCCACATGGAACAACTACTTCCTGCCATTGATTATGTTGAAGGATTCCAGCTGGTACCCATTGACGATAGGTCTGAATCAATGGAAGGACCAGGCCAGCACTGCTGGAGGCCAGGCGATTCAGAACCTTGTCGTCACCGGTTCGCTCGTAACGATCATTCCTCTTGTCATCGCGTTCCTGCTGCTGCAGCGGTATTGGCAGTCGGGTCTCGCCGCTGGCGCAGTGAAAGAATAG
- a CDS encoding beta-galactosidase yields MKQLGMHDSPSSRRPLRWPRPLAGSSERIWYGGDYSPEQWPEDVWDEDVALMKQAGVNLVSVAIFSWAKIQTTEDTWDFDWLDRIVNKLGEAGIAVDLASATASPPLWLTQKHPEILWRDERGDICWPGARQHWRPTSPIFREYALALCRKMAEHFRSNPYVVAWHVGNEYGCHNRFDYSDDAMHAFQEWCKFRYGNIQAVNEAWGTSFWSQQMSDFSEIIPPRFIGEGNFMNPGKLLDFKRFSSDALKEFFIAERDALASITPNRPLTTNFMVSATGFALNYDDWGSEVDFVSNDHYYLPGEAHLDELAYSASLVDGIARRRPWFLMEHSTGAVNWRPVNYANESGQLISDSLAHLAFGSNAICYFQWRQSRSGAEKFHTAMLPHAGRDTQIFRDVCELGKDLQLLSESGLTDTILHKSEVAVVFDYESEWASEHTATPTQRVRHRSEPLDWFRALLDNAVTADMVPIAADWESYRTVVLPCVYLLDERNTQRVHDYVEAGGKLVVTYYTGISDANDRVWLGGYPASISDVVGVSSEEFVPLGADHEGTLEHLDLSNGTVAQDLADRIARTADSTQILATYQAPEWTGMNEVPAITVHPYGSGKAAYVGCRLGRRGIAKSLPELFEVMDLDLGQLGAGASRIAEGDAAKVLRVERINQETGQRFDFVFNRSHESATVPIDGKLLLLSRAAAVNESAHAENDVNAASRSDAVSRSNTVSRANDMSLIQQSVTQDAVAQLAVPRSKVPQSVVLQPNGVAVSTVN; encoded by the coding sequence ATGAAACAACTTGGAATGCATGATTCGCCGTCTTCGCGAAGACCCTTGCGCTGGCCCCGACCATTGGCAGGGTCCTCTGAACGCATCTGGTACGGCGGCGATTACAGCCCTGAGCAATGGCCTGAAGATGTCTGGGACGAAGACGTTGCACTCATGAAGCAGGCTGGCGTGAACCTCGTTTCCGTCGCCATCTTCTCATGGGCGAAAATTCAGACAACGGAAGACACTTGGGATTTCGACTGGCTTGATCGCATCGTCAACAAGCTGGGAGAGGCGGGCATTGCCGTTGACCTGGCAAGTGCCACGGCATCGCCCCCTCTCTGGCTTACGCAGAAGCACCCGGAAATACTGTGGCGTGATGAGCGAGGCGACATCTGCTGGCCAGGTGCACGCCAGCACTGGCGCCCCACCTCGCCGATATTTCGCGAATATGCGCTCGCGCTCTGCAGAAAGATGGCAGAACATTTTCGCAGCAACCCCTATGTCGTGGCGTGGCACGTCGGCAACGAATATGGCTGCCACAATCGCTTCGATTATTCCGATGATGCGATGCATGCATTCCAGGAATGGTGCAAGTTCCGCTATGGCAATATCCAGGCGGTGAACGAGGCTTGGGGAACGTCGTTCTGGTCTCAGCAGATGAGCGATTTCAGCGAAATCATCCCACCTCGCTTCATCGGTGAAGGCAACTTCATGAATCCTGGGAAACTGCTCGATTTCAAGCGATTCTCGTCCGATGCCTTGAAGGAATTCTTTATTGCAGAGCGTGACGCATTAGCCAGCATCACTCCAAATCGCCCGCTGACCACGAATTTTATGGTCAGCGCCACAGGTTTTGCACTGAATTACGATGATTGGGGGAGCGAAGTCGACTTCGTTTCGAACGACCATTACTATCTTCCTGGAGAAGCGCATCTTGATGAACTTGCCTACAGCGCATCGCTGGTCGATGGCATTGCGCGCAGACGACCGTGGTTCCTCATGGAACATTCCACCGGCGCAGTTAACTGGCGGCCGGTGAACTATGCCAATGAAAGCGGGCAGCTCATATCTGATTCCCTGGCGCATCTGGCTTTCGGTTCGAATGCAATCTGCTACTTCCAGTGGAGGCAATCGCGCTCAGGTGCAGAGAAATTCCATACCGCAATGCTGCCGCACGCAGGGAGAGATACCCAGATTTTTCGCGATGTCTGTGAGCTTGGCAAAGATTTGCAGTTGCTGTCGGAATCTGGACTGACAGACACAATATTGCATAAGTCCGAGGTTGCCGTGGTCTTCGATTACGAGAGCGAGTGGGCGAGCGAACATACCGCCACGCCGACCCAGCGCGTGCGGCACAGGTCCGAGCCTTTGGACTGGTTCCGCGCATTGCTTGACAATGCCGTCACCGCCGATATGGTGCCGATTGCCGCGGATTGGGAGTCGTATCGGACGGTCGTGCTGCCATGCGTATATCTCTTGGACGAGCGCAACACGCAGCGCGTCCACGATTACGTCGAGGCAGGCGGCAAGCTTGTCGTAACGTATTACACGGGGATCTCGGATGCCAACGATCGCGTCTGGCTCGGCGGATATCCTGCTTCGATCAGCGATGTGGTCGGGGTCAGTTCCGAAGAATTCGTGCCCTTGGGTGCAGATCATGAAGGAACTCTGGAGCACCTGGATCTGAGCAATGGAACGGTGGCTCAGGACCTTGCTGACCGCATTGCGCGAACTGCTGATTCCACGCAGATTCTCGCCACATATCAAGCGCCTGAATGGACTGGCATGAATGAGGTTCCTGCGATAACCGTGCATCCATATGGTTCGGGAAAGGCGGCTTATGTAGGATGTCGGCTGGGAAGACGGGGGATTGCGAAATCCTTGCCTGAACTGTTCGAAGTCATGGATCTGGATCTTGGGCAACTCGGTGCCGGAGCGTCTCGCATTGCTGAGGGTGACGCGGCGAAGGTGCTGCGCGTTGAGCGCATCAACCAAGAAACGGGCCAGCGTTTCGACTTCGTTTTCAACAGATCCCACGAGTCGGCAACGGTGCCGATCGACGGCAAGTTGCTGTTGCTCTCGCGTGCTGCCGCAGTCAATGAATCCGCGCATGCCGAGAACGATGTCAACGCCGCGTCTCGGTCGGACGCTGTATCTCGGTCGAACACTGTGTCTCGGGCCAACGACATGTCTCTGATTCAGCAGAGCGTGACTCAAGATGCTGTGGCTCAGTTGGCCGTGCCTCGATCAAAGGTTCCGCAGTCAGTCGTGCTGCAGCCAAATGGGGTGGCGGTTTCAACAGTCAACTAG
- a CDS encoding ABC transporter substrate-binding protein, producing MKFTKRAVALVGAMIMLAPLVACGSGSSSSSSTGTTSITVWSWDSTVPLTVAAFEKANPNIKVKVTNAGTNKDEYTALNNAMSAGKGAPDIAQIEYYALPQYVIGGDLENLSSLGASSYKSFYTPGTWSSVNINGGVYALPMDSGPMALFYNKEVFDKAGITSAPTTWDEYYQDAKKIRAIGSYITSDTGDAGFFDSMTWQAGATPFATSKDGKTVTIDLTSDAGVKKWVSYWQKMISEGLIDTKTAGWSDDWNKSLGDGSIASLLTGAWMPNDLLSGAPEASGKWRVALMPTWTSGSTANSENGGSSLAVIKSSDDAKVKAAYKFVQYVTHNSAGIKTRVDAGAFPSDTKTLASSDFLDKTTLTDSNGKTNEYFGGQEYNKVLAQAASDVVTGYKFLPFEVYARNVFADDAGAAFTGKSITLSQGIAAWQANLKKYAESQGYTVK from the coding sequence ATGAAGTTCACAAAACGAGCAGTCGCCTTGGTCGGCGCTATGATCATGCTTGCTCCACTGGTGGCATGCGGATCGGGAAGTTCCTCGAGTTCCAGCACTGGCACGACCTCGATTACCGTGTGGTCATGGGATTCGACGGTGCCTCTTACCGTGGCCGCATTCGAGAAGGCCAATCCAAACATCAAGGTCAAGGTCACCAACGCAGGTACCAACAAGGATGAATATACCGCTCTGAACAATGCAATGTCAGCAGGCAAGGGTGCGCCGGACATTGCCCAGATCGAATATTATGCGCTGCCTCAATATGTGATCGGTGGGGACTTGGAGAACCTTTCCAGTCTGGGCGCATCGTCTTACAAGAGCTTCTACACCCCTGGCACATGGAGTTCGGTCAACATCAATGGCGGAGTATATGCATTGCCTATGGATTCTGGACCAATGGCGCTGTTCTATAACAAGGAAGTCTTTGACAAGGCAGGCATCACCTCGGCCCCGACAACGTGGGACGAGTATTACCAGGACGCGAAGAAAATACGTGCAATCGGCTCGTACATCACGTCCGATACCGGTGATGCCGGCTTCTTCGATTCCATGACCTGGCAGGCGGGCGCCACTCCGTTCGCAACCAGCAAGGATGGGAAGACCGTAACCATTGATCTCACTTCGGATGCAGGCGTGAAGAAGTGGGTCAGCTACTGGCAGAAGATGATTAGCGAAGGCTTGATTGACACCAAGACCGCGGGCTGGTCGGATGACTGGAACAAGAGCCTTGGCGATGGCTCCATTGCGTCCTTGCTCACCGGGGCTTGGATGCCGAATGATTTGCTGTCGGGAGCTCCTGAGGCATCTGGCAAGTGGAGAGTAGCGCTCATGCCAACGTGGACTTCGGGCAGCACGGCTAATTCCGAGAACGGTGGTTCTTCACTCGCGGTCATCAAGTCGAGCGATGACGCGAAGGTCAAGGCCGCATACAAGTTCGTGCAATACGTTACGCACAACTCGGCCGGCATCAAGACCAGGGTCGATGCCGGAGCGTTCCCATCCGACACCAAGACGCTTGCATCCAGCGACTTCTTGGATAAGACCACATTGACGGATTCGAATGGCAAGACCAACGAATACTTTGGCGGTCAGGAATACAACAAGGTGCTGGCACAGGCTGCATCTGATGTGGTTACCGGATACAAGTTCCTTCCCTTCGAAGTGTATGCCCGCAATGTTTTTGCCGATGATGCCGGTGCCGCGTTCACCGGTAAATCGATTACGCTGAGTCAGGGCATTGCCGCTTGGCAGGCGAATCTCAAGAAATATGCTGAAAGTCAGGGTTATACCGTGAAGTGA
- a CDS encoding type III pantothenate kinase yields the protein MLIAVDIGNTDIVLGFLEGGNIVANYRMTSSVSHTSDEYGMMISGFLQMSSYSNDDVEDVIISSVVPNVMHSFRAAIIKFFGVEPIVVGPGIKTGINIRMDDPRSLGADCLCDCVGAYGSYGGPLLVLDFGTATTYNYVTDKGTITAGLISVGIRSGASALSNKTAQLPEVEITRPKSVFATDTRTAMQAGLFYNFLGGIERTVKQFRAETNESFKVVATGGLGRIIEGETDVIDIYDPNLIFKGMQMIYDRNRNR from the coding sequence ATGCTGATTGCCGTTGATATTGGAAACACCGACATTGTGCTCGGCTTTCTCGAAGGCGGCAACATCGTTGCCAACTACCGCATGACCAGCTCGGTGAGCCACACCTCCGATGAATATGGCATGATGATCAGCGGATTCCTTCAGATGAGCAGCTACTCCAACGACGATGTTGAAGATGTGATCATCTCTTCCGTGGTGCCCAACGTGATGCACTCATTCCGCGCTGCAATCATCAAGTTCTTTGGCGTTGAGCCAATCGTGGTTGGCCCTGGCATCAAGACCGGCATCAACATTCGCATGGATGATCCACGATCGCTCGGCGCAGATTGCCTGTGCGACTGCGTAGGGGCATATGGATCGTATGGCGGACCGCTGCTGGTTCTGGATTTCGGCACGGCCACCACCTATAACTATGTGACCGACAAGGGAACGATAACAGCCGGCCTCATTTCGGTCGGCATCCGAAGTGGAGCCTCGGCGCTGTCGAACAAGACCGCACAGCTGCCCGAGGTCGAAATCACCAGACCCAAGTCTGTTTTCGCCACCGATACGAGAACGGCCATGCAGGCGGGATTGTTCTATAACTTCCTCGGCGGAATCGAGCGCACGGTCAAGCAGTTCCGAGCCGAAACCAACGAAAGCTTCAAGGTCGTCGCAACCGGCGGCCTCGGACGCATCATCGAAGGAGAAACGGACGTCATTGACATCTATGATCCCAATCTGATCTTCAAGGGCATGCAGATGATCTATGATCGGAACAGAAATCGGTAA
- a CDS encoding ABC transporter substrate-binding protein, protein MAENSNSGDATSTTTESTEQFKAQGIAPDSNDQADLGSRNVSGDQSGSTDESLNSYQRQRKGMPSWAWIIAAIAAVAIVVGGVFAYQRNNSGSDAAAASDSIAIGLTLAPTNLDIRNEAGTALDQALIGNVYEGLVARNSENTVIPALAKSWTVSSDAKTYTFELNADEHFSNGDALDSKDVVWSLDSVIKNEYQDYQVLANVDSIAADGANTVVLKLKKPDATLLWNLTGRAGLVFDEDASYDAKTQAIGSGPYLLKSFKQNESLTLTANTKYWGSHQAKTKTVVLRYITDTNAAINALKGNSIQVLAPITENLSASIAKDSNYVVKAGNDTDKFVLAFNGKGSKTSDKRVREAIRYAIDNKALISSRGGADAALGGPIPSLDPGYEDLTNLYPYDQSKAKKLLAEAGYSTSNPLKLNFEYANIYGTDLGNQLRSQLKAVGIDLNVKVVEFSAWLQDVYTNKNYDLSLVDHNESHDFYNWANPEYYFNYDNKQVQELYAKAVASTSDAEYESYLKKAARLVSEDAPADWLFNYRVTTAYRKGVTGFPLNLNQSLLPLWNVQYKA, encoded by the coding sequence ATGGCTGAAAACTCAAACAGCGGGGATGCGACGAGCACCACGACTGAATCAACGGAACAATTCAAGGCTCAGGGCATTGCGCCAGATTCAAACGATCAGGCAGATCTAGGCAGTCGCAATGTGTCAGGCGATCAGTCAGGATCGACTGACGAATCACTGAATTCATATCAGAGGCAGCGCAAAGGCATGCCATCCTGGGCATGGATCATAGCTGCGATAGCAGCTGTGGCGATTGTAGTTGGGGGCGTGTTCGCATATCAACGCAACAATTCAGGCAGCGATGCCGCTGCCGCATCAGACTCGATTGCCATTGGACTGACACTGGCTCCAACCAATCTTGACATTCGCAATGAGGCGGGTACCGCTCTCGATCAGGCTCTGATCGGCAATGTCTATGAGGGTCTGGTGGCTCGAAATTCCGAAAACACCGTCATTCCTGCACTGGCGAAGTCATGGACGGTATCCAGCGATGCCAAGACCTATACCTTCGAGCTCAATGCCGACGAGCATTTCTCGAACGGCGATGCCTTGGATTCCAAAGACGTTGTCTGGTCGCTCGACTCGGTGATCAAGAACGAATATCAGGATTATCAGGTTCTTGCCAACGTTGACTCCATTGCTGCAGATGGTGCGAATACCGTTGTCTTGAAGCTCAAGAAGCCTGATGCGACGCTGCTGTGGAACCTCACAGGGCGAGCAGGTCTCGTCTTCGACGAGGACGCTTCGTATGATGCCAAGACGCAGGCCATTGGTTCTGGCCCATATTTGCTGAAAAGTTTCAAGCAGAACGAATCGTTGACCTTGACGGCCAACACGAAGTACTGGGGAAGTCACCAGGCAAAGACCAAGACGGTCGTGCTCAGATACATCACGGACACCAATGCTGCAATCAATGCGCTGAAGGGCAACAGCATTCAGGTCCTTGCCCCGATAACGGAGAATCTCTCCGCATCGATTGCAAAAGACAGCAATTATGTCGTCAAGGCTGGCAACGACACCGACAAGTTCGTGCTTGCCTTCAACGGCAAGGGTTCGAAAACATCGGACAAACGCGTTCGAGAGGCAATTCGCTATGCGATTGACAATAAGGCACTGATTTCTTCGCGTGGTGGTGCGGACGCAGCTCTAGGCGGTCCGATTCCATCGTTGGATCCCGGATATGAGGATCTCACGAATCTCTATCCATACGATCAGTCGAAGGCTAAGAAGTTGTTGGCCGAGGCCGGATACAGCACTTCCAATCCATTGAAGCTCAACTTTGAATATGCGAATATCTATGGCACCGATCTTGGCAATCAGCTCCGTTCACAGCTCAAGGCCGTAGGCATTGACTTGAATGTCAAGGTTGTCGAGTTCTCTGCCTGGCTGCAGGATGTCTATACCAACAAGAACTATGACCTTTCTTTGGTCGACCACAACGAAAGTCACGATTTCTACAATTGGGCCAATCCCGAATACTACTTCAATTACGACAACAAGCAGGTTCAGGAACTCTATGCCAAGGCTGTCGCGTCCACTTCGGATGCCGAGTATGAATCGTATCTGAAGAAGGCTGCCCGCTTGGTTTCCGAAGATGCGCCTGCTGACTGGCTGTTCAACTACCGCGTCACCACGGCATATCGCAAGGGCGTCACCGGCTTCCCGCTCAATCTCAACCAGTCGCTGCTGCCTTTGTGGAACGTTCAATACAAGGCCTAA
- a CDS encoding ABC transporter permease yields MRFLLRRLALLLAALFGMSVLIFLALRILPGDVASVMAGLNATPARVARLRQELGLNRSYLQQYFEWAGNVVHGNLGISVLTGRDVGVQIVSRMQITFPLILIGLLIACLIGIPLGAASIVARSARVRQSLHLLALTGGAIPALWGAMLLILLFSKGSGLIALFPSQGFPDAGWAQAGSALASLMLPAVTVGIIVGSSIMRYTRSALQEMLSSEFVDMGMACGMTRVQAVLRIGLRVVSPQLVSVIGLTFAEMITGVMVIENLFALPGIGSMLVTDVGNRDLLTVQSELFVLAAFFLCIGFVVDVLHRVLDPRLKGAGLLATAGGAQ; encoded by the coding sequence TTGAGATTTCTGCTTCGGCGTCTGGCCCTGCTGCTGGCAGCGTTGTTTGGCATGTCGGTGCTGATTTTTCTGGCACTTCGCATATTGCCAGGCGATGTTGCCTCGGTTATGGCAGGGCTTAACGCCACTCCTGCCCGCGTTGCCAGGCTGCGTCAGGAACTGGGGCTGAATCGTTCATATCTGCAGCAATATTTCGAATGGGCGGGGAATGTCGTGCACGGCAATCTGGGCATTTCCGTGCTGACTGGCCGCGATGTCGGTGTGCAGATTGTCTCGCGCATGCAAATCACTTTTCCATTGATTCTGATTGGTTTGCTGATTGCATGCCTGATTGGCATTCCACTGGGCGCGGCTTCGATTGTGGCCCGCTCAGCACGCGTTCGCCAGAGCTTGCATCTGCTGGCCCTCACAGGCGGTGCGATTCCTGCACTGTGGGGTGCGATGCTTCTCATTCTGCTGTTTTCCAAAGGCTCCGGCCTGATTGCGCTGTTCCCGTCGCAGGGCTTTCCCGATGCAGGCTGGGCGCAAGCTGGTTCGGCCCTCGCATCGCTGATGCTGCCTGCCGTTACGGTTGGCATCATCGTGGGGTCGAGCATCATGCGATACACGCGCTCGGCACTGCAGGAAATGCTTTCATCCGAATTCGTGGACATGGGCATGGCATGCGGCATGACTCGGGTCCAGGCTGTCCTGCGCATTGGTTTGCGTGTGGTTTCGCCGCAATTGGTGTCGGTGATCGGGCTCACCTTTGCCGAAATGATAACCGGAGTGATGGTGATCGAGAACCTGTTCGCGCTGCCTGGCATCGGTTCGATGCTGGTGACGGACGTTGGCAATCGCGATTTGCTGACCGTCCAAAGCGAGCTCTTCGTGCTTGCCGCATTCTTCCTGTGCATCGGCTTTGTGGTGGATGTGCTTCATCGCGTGCTTGATCCTCGACTCAAAGGTGCCGGTCTGTTGGCAACGGCTGGGGGTGCGCAATGA